A genomic segment from Ascaphus truei isolate aAscTru1 unplaced genomic scaffold, aAscTru1.hap1 HAP1_SCAFFOLD_1930, whole genome shotgun sequence encodes:
- the LOC142477096 gene encoding histone H4: MTGRGKGGKGLGKGGAKRHRKVLRDNIQGITKPAIRRLARRGGVKRISGLIYEETRGVLKVFLENVIRDAVTYTEHAKRKTVTAMDVVYALKRQGRTLYGFGG, translated from the coding sequence ATGACTGGTCGCGGCAAAGGAGGAAAAGGGCTCGGGAAAGGAGGCGCCAAGAGGCACAGGAAGGTTCTTCGTGACAACATCCAAGGCATAACCAAGCCAGCTATCCGCCGCCTGGCTCGCAGAGGAGGAGTGAAGCGCATCTCCGGTCTCATCTATGAAGAGACCCGTGGGGTGCTCAAGGTTTTCCTGGAGAATGTGATCCGGGACGCGGTCACCTACACCGAGCACGCTAAGAGGAAGACAGTCACCGCTATGGACGTGGTGTATGCTCTCAAGCGCCAGGGCCGCACTCTCTATGGATTCGGAGGCTAA
- the LOC142477095 gene encoding histone H3, which translates to MARTKQTARKSTGGKAPRKQLATKAARKSAPATGGVKKPHRYRPGTVALREIRRYQKSTELLIRKLPFQRLVREIAQDFKTDLRFQSSAVMALQEASEAYLVGLFEDTNLCAIHAKRVTIMPKDIQLARRIRGERA; encoded by the coding sequence atggcccggaccaagcagaccgcccggaaatccaccggAGGGAAGGCTCCCCGTAAGCAGCTAGCGACCAAGGCTGCCAGAAAGAGCGCTCCGGCCACCGGCGGAGTGAAGAAGCCTCACCGCTACCGGCCCGGTACTGTGGCTCTCAGGGAGATCCGCCGCTACCAGAAGTCCACCGAGCTGCTCATCCGCAAGCTGCCCTTCCAGCGCCTGGTCCGGGAGATCGCCCAGGACTTCAAGACTGACCTGCGCTTCCAGAGCTCGGCTGTCATGGCTCTGCAGGAGGCCAGCGAGGCTTATCTGGTGGGGCTCTTCGAGGACACCAACCTGTGCGCTATCCACGCCAAGAGGGTCACCATCATGCCCAAGGACATCCAGCTGGCCCGCAggatcagaggggagagagcttaG
- the LOC142477094 gene encoding histone H1-like, with the protein MAETAPAPPPPAESAAKKKQPKKAAGASKSRPAKSGPSVSDLIVRAVSASKERSGVSLSALKKALAAGGYDVEKNNSRLKLALKGLVSKETLIQLKGSGASGSFKLNKKQLESKEKAAKKKDVGKPKKPVAKKPAKSPKKPKKAPAGVKKSPKKVKKPAAAKKPAKSPKKSKAAKPRKAVKSPAAKKAAKPKAAKSPAKAKAAKPKAAKPKRAAAPKK; encoded by the coding sequence atggccgagaccgctcctgctcctcctcctccagctgaaagcgccgccaagaagaagcagccgaaGAAAGCGGCCGGAGCCTCGAAAAGCCGCCCAGCAAAGTCCGGTCCCAGCGTGTCCGACCTGATAGTGAGAGCTGTGTCCGCCTCTAAGGAGCGCAGCGGGGTCTCCCTGTCCGCTCTGAAGAAGGCTCTGGCTGCAGGAGGCTACGATGTGGAGAAGAATAACAGCCGCCTGAAGCTGGCTCTCAAGGGCTTGGTGAGCAAGGAAACCCTGATCCAGCTGAAAGGGAGCGGAGCCTCCGGATCGTTCAAGCTGAATAAGAAGCAGctggagagcaaggagaaggcggccAAGAAAAAGGATGTGGGGAAACCCAAGAAGCCAGTGGCAAAGAAACCCGCCAAGTCCCCCAAGAAACCCAAAAAGGCTCCGGCGGGAGTGAAGAAAAGCCCCAAAAAGGTCAAGAAACCGGCGGCCGCCAAGAAGCCAGCAAAAAGCCCAAAGAAGTCTAAAGCTGCCAAGCCCAGGAAGGCTGTGAAGAGCCCGGCGGCTAAAAAGGCTGCGAAGCCAAAAGCTGCTAAGAGTCCAGCTAAGGCCAAGGCAGCCAAACCCAAAGCAGCAAAGCCCAAGAGGGCGGCAGCTCCTAAGAAGTGA